The Thermoanaerobaculales bacterium genome contains a region encoding:
- a CDS encoding LamG domain-containing protein, whose product MGARTLLKVLVAWSAVLSAAACDVEFIAGPSHVKNGEPVQYQVLVTAAEAATNATVHLAGDVPAGWILDSATFLTSVSGGASGGLTVHPSNPGVITGLPAVPPGHRRIYLSAGPFTTITADDAGTALLDFTAAGAQGSYTMTFWAGVSTQPGEPGESYSKSLSVTPPMPPDAIFTDGFESGTTEGWSLRAGVDPSTVAYLPLDGDAHDESAYGNDGTAIGDPVATANRFDAPGAALLFDGVDDQIIIPDAPSLDLEQAVTLAAWIRPAPTGNHYVVGKINLTGSGFLYALDYLLGAASGRFRDAQGAAGQVTGYLPIQPEAWQLLVFTWDGKDMVCYVGGVVEGHFERIDTTIGANDGDVEIGSYEDARYRGAIDEVLIMNRALSFREVARMLP is encoded by the coding sequence ATGGGTGCGCGCACTCTGTTGAAGGTCCTGGTGGCCTGGTCGGCGGTGCTCTCGGCCGCCGCGTGCGATGTCGAGTTCATCGCCGGACCGAGCCACGTCAAGAACGGCGAACCGGTCCAGTATCAGGTACTGGTCACCGCCGCCGAGGCCGCGACCAACGCCACCGTCCACCTCGCCGGCGACGTCCCGGCCGGCTGGATCCTCGACTCGGCGACGTTCCTGACCTCGGTATCGGGCGGCGCCAGCGGCGGTCTCACCGTGCACCCCAGCAACCCCGGGGTGATCACCGGGCTGCCGGCGGTCCCGCCCGGCCACCGCCGCATCTACCTTTCCGCCGGCCCGTTCACGACCATCACCGCCGACGACGCCGGCACGGCGCTGCTCGACTTCACGGCGGCCGGCGCCCAGGGCTCCTACACCATGACCTTCTGGGCCGGGGTCTCCACCCAACCCGGCGAGCCGGGGGAGAGCTACTCGAAGAGCCTGTCGGTGACGCCGCCGATGCCGCCCGACGCGATCTTCACCGACGGCTTCGAGTCGGGCACCACCGAGGGCTGGTCCCTGCGCGCCGGGGTCGACCCCAGCACCGTCGCCTACCTGCCGCTCGACGGCGACGCGCACGACGAGAGCGCCTATGGCAACGACGGGACGGCGATCGGTGACCCGGTGGCGACCGCCAACCGCTTCGACGCTCCGGGGGCCGCGCTGCTGTTCGACGGGGTCGACGACCAGATCATCATCCCCGACGCTCCCTCGCTCGACCTCGAGCAGGCGGTGACGCTCGCCGCCTGGATCCGCCCCGCCCCGACCGGCAATCACTACGTCGTCGGCAAGATCAACCTCACCGGCAGCGGCTTCCTGTACGCCCTCGACTACCTCCTCGGAGCGGCCAGCGGACGCTTCCGCGACGCCCAGGGGGCGGCGGGCCAGGTGACCGGGTACCTGCCCATCCAACCCGAGGCGTGGCAGCTGCTGGTCTTCACCTGGGACGGCAAGGACATGGTCTGCTACGTCGGCGGTGTCGTCGAGGGCCACTTCGAGCGGATCGACACCACGATCGGCGCCAACGACGGCGATGTCGAGATCGGCTCCTACGAGGACGCGCGCTACCGCGGGGCGATCGACGAGGTGCTGATCATGAACCGGGCGTTGAGCTTCCGCGAGGTGGCGAGGATGCTGCCGTAG
- a CDS encoding AAA family ATPase: MRLATQTTLRRWRLRNFKSIPAADLELAQLTVLVGANSSGKSSLIQSMLLAAQAAGAPPGEPGIPLNGPLVELGELLDVRRTGTGSREAVALGCTVACGGHGPEGGRELEWDVELATGPLQEGSGLARARRVRLSCPVDAGSRLELVAERRTRGSSGPAGRPDTSGAVAPSLVGRVRWSRNGAEDAGSATVGLALRGGIPESLLVRADRNAIAVDLWARRARQAFAAHRRPSLTAAGGAGEGHRAGELAGAAAGRLVPLVAAAIRAAAAGEESSGPAIGAVFSAFAELRQDAARRGYWDALSARVIGREFADSVAAEVGRGGEVARPAVDDPDTAEMARHVEQAAAALAELLSTRVLHLGPLRQDPQVLYRNAPSGRPGFVGSRGEYAIAALHRQAARERSCPLADGSVQAMALGEAVNHWLGALGLAASIDTSDRARLGLEARLTMPEVGRSLGMPAVGVGVSQVLPVLVMALAAGPGSVLLLEQPELHLHPAVQQRLGDFLLACAASGRQVIVETHSDHLVTRLRRRIAEDPGDELVERVAIVLAERDAGGTRFRRLPTNRYGGLDEWPEGFFDEGALDSRELLRAGLRKRGDVAQGG; the protein is encoded by the coding sequence GTGAGGCTCGCGACCCAGACGACGCTGCGCCGGTGGCGGCTGCGCAACTTCAAGTCGATCCCGGCTGCCGACCTCGAGCTGGCGCAGCTGACGGTCCTCGTGGGCGCCAACTCCTCGGGCAAGAGCAGCCTCATCCAGTCGATGCTGCTGGCGGCCCAGGCCGCCGGTGCCCCGCCGGGCGAGCCGGGGATCCCGCTCAACGGGCCGTTGGTGGAGCTGGGCGAGCTGCTGGACGTCCGGCGCACCGGGACCGGGTCGAGGGAGGCGGTCGCGCTCGGCTGCACGGTGGCCTGCGGCGGCCACGGGCCGGAGGGCGGTCGCGAGCTGGAGTGGGACGTCGAGCTGGCCACGGGGCCGCTGCAGGAAGGCAGCGGGCTGGCCCGCGCGCGGCGCGTCCGGCTGTCCTGTCCGGTCGACGCGGGCTCCCGGCTCGAGCTGGTGGCCGAGCGGCGAACGCGCGGGTCGTCCGGGCCGGCGGGACGACCCGACACCTCGGGGGCCGTCGCGCCGTCGCTCGTCGGACGGGTACGATGGAGTCGGAACGGCGCCGAGGACGCCGGCTCGGCCACCGTGGGCCTCGCGCTGCGGGGCGGGATCCCCGAGTCGTTGCTGGTCCGCGCCGACCGCAACGCGATCGCGGTCGATCTGTGGGCCCGCCGCGCGCGGCAGGCCTTCGCGGCGCACCGCCGGCCTTCGCTGACCGCTGCGGGCGGGGCGGGAGAGGGCCACCGGGCGGGCGAGCTCGCCGGGGCGGCTGCCGGCCGGCTGGTGCCGCTGGTCGCGGCGGCGATCCGGGCGGCGGCGGCCGGCGAGGAGTCGTCCGGGCCGGCGATCGGGGCCGTGTTCTCGGCGTTCGCAGAGCTGCGGCAGGATGCCGCGCGACGCGGCTACTGGGATGCGCTGTCCGCCCGCGTGATCGGGCGGGAGTTTGCGGACTCTGTCGCCGCGGAGGTCGGACGCGGCGGCGAGGTGGCGAGGCCGGCCGTCGACGACCCCGACACCGCGGAGATGGCTCGCCACGTCGAACAGGCGGCCGCGGCGCTGGCCGAGCTGCTGTCGACACGGGTGCTCCACCTCGGTCCGCTCCGCCAGGACCCGCAGGTGCTGTACCGGAACGCGCCAAGCGGTCGGCCCGGCTTCGTAGGGTCGCGGGGCGAGTACGCGATCGCCGCTCTGCACCGGCAGGCGGCCCGCGAGCGATCCTGCCCGCTTGCCGACGGCTCGGTGCAGGCGATGGCCCTCGGCGAAGCGGTCAACCACTGGCTCGGCGCGCTCGGGCTTGCGGCGTCGATCGACACCTCGGATCGCGCCCGGCTGGGGCTCGAGGCCCGCCTCACCATGCCCGAGGTCGGGCGCTCGCTCGGCATGCCTGCTGTCGGGGTCGGGGTCAGCCAGGTGCTGCCGGTGCTCGTGATGGCGCTCGCCGCCGGCCCAGGCTCGGTGCTGCTGCTCGAGCAGCCCGAGCTGCACCTGCACCCGGCGGTCCAGCAGCGGCTCGGCGACTTCCTGCTGGCGTGCGCAGCGAGCGGCCGGCAGGTGATCGTCGAGACACACAGCGACCACCTGGTGACGCGGCTGCGGCGCCGGATCGCCGAGGACCCGGGTGACGAGCTGGTCGAACGAGTCGCCATCGTGCTCGCGGAGCGCGATGCCGGTGGGACCCGCTTCCGGCGGCTGCCGACCAACCGCTACGGAGGGCTCGACGAGTGGCCGGAGGGCTTCTTCGACGAGGGCGCCCTCGACTCGCGCGAGCTGCTGCGCGCCGGGCTGAGGAAGCGGGGCGACGTCGCGCAGGGGGGCTGA
- a CDS encoding helix-turn-helix domain-containing protein, with product MLARRNGCARQVGRPVTLEELVDEYRQSGIGPLILGQVREIVRAVTRGYDPVIYSGAASWDEGLEDLVQEFGLEVLVGQGQLDYAVLMATDHQHFRRLLARQVRYLLARRRRRTIVDNLIDRAHKMAGAPPFRLLGQRSQWCYTLIEKEIVPGRVSEAAARTVAARLAEVPTIRAEPTHRAPAVYSEASLKAILAEVATAAPCAVAAGDLDRVFTLLLTSWLPCFLKEAEATVANAAAGGFSAEELAIAEETTVAILTGCARQLLEVLRLKLEGLSDQHIAVALGISRPTVSKRKREAMAWLEERLAGLSQPLRLAVLDQLGARIGAARGGRRGES from the coding sequence ATGCTCGCTCGTCGCAACGGCTGCGCCCGGCAGGTCGGTCGTCCCGTGACGCTGGAAGAGCTGGTCGACGAGTACCGTCAGAGCGGAATCGGGCCGCTCATCCTGGGCCAGGTTCGCGAGATCGTCCGTGCGGTCACGCGAGGCTACGACCCGGTGATCTACAGCGGGGCCGCGAGCTGGGACGAGGGGCTGGAGGACCTGGTCCAGGAGTTCGGCCTCGAGGTCCTGGTCGGGCAGGGCCAGCTCGACTACGCCGTCCTGATGGCCACCGACCACCAGCACTTCCGCCGCCTCCTGGCTCGCCAGGTGCGGTACCTGCTGGCCCGGCGCCGGCGGCGCACGATCGTCGACAACCTGATCGACCGGGCGCACAAGATGGCGGGCGCGCCGCCGTTTCGCCTGCTCGGGCAGCGCAGCCAATGGTGCTACACCCTGATCGAGAAGGAGATCGTGCCCGGCCGCGTCAGCGAGGCCGCGGCCCGGACCGTCGCGGCTCGGCTCGCCGAGGTGCCGACCATTCGGGCGGAGCCGACGCACCGAGCGCCGGCGGTGTACTCGGAGGCGTCGCTGAAGGCGATCCTCGCGGAGGTCGCGACCGCCGCCCCATGCGCCGTCGCGGCCGGCGACCTCGACCGGGTGTTCACCCTGCTCTTGACATCCTGGCTCCCTTGCTTCCTTAAGGAAGCCGAGGCGACCGTCGCCAACGCCGCGGCCGGAGGGTTCAGCGCCGAGGAGCTGGCGATCGCAGAGGAGACGACCGTGGCCATCCTGACCGGCTGTGCGCGCCAGCTGCTCGAGGTGCTGCGGCTCAAGCTGGAAGGCCTGTCGGACCAGCACATCGCGGTGGCACTCGGCATCAGCCGGCCGACGGTGTCGAAGCGCAAGCGGGAGGCGATGGCGTGGCTGGAGGAGCGCCTCGCCGGGCTCAGCCAGCCGCTGCGGCTGGCGGTCCTCGACCAGCTCGGCGCGCGGATCGGGGCTGCGCGAGGGGGGCGACGTGGCGAGAGCTGA
- a CDS encoding TetR/AcrR family transcriptional regulator: MATKADGRRTQILRQAALTFLHDGYDATSMARIADACGITKPGLYYHFKGKQDLLFAIMSHAMDLLEQRTLAAMLSAGTHEERLRTILRSHVRLITELEDGALTILVVTERNALRPEDRRVLEQRVQTYASLIRATLEGLRSAGRLRDIDSGVATASLLGLMVWTSRWFRRSGRLTGDEIADQVAELGLASVLREPV; encoded by the coding sequence GTGGCCACGAAAGCCGACGGCCGCCGCACCCAGATTCTCCGCCAGGCGGCGCTGACGTTCCTGCACGACGGCTACGACGCCACCTCGATGGCCCGGATCGCCGACGCCTGTGGGATCACCAAGCCCGGCCTCTACTACCACTTCAAGGGCAAGCAGGACCTGCTGTTCGCGATCATGAGCCACGCCATGGATCTCCTCGAGCAGCGCACGCTCGCCGCGATGCTGTCGGCCGGGACCCACGAGGAACGGCTGCGCACCATCCTGCGAAGCCACGTGCGCCTGATCACCGAGCTCGAGGATGGCGCCCTCACCATCCTGGTCGTCACCGAGCGCAACGCCCTGCGCCCCGAGGACCGTCGCGTTCTCGAGCAGCGTGTCCAGACCTACGCCAGCCTGATCCGCGCCACCCTGGAGGGTCTCCGCAGCGCCGGCAGGCTGCGCGACATCGACAGCGGCGTCGCCACCGCGAGCCTGCTCGGGCTGATGGTGTGGACCTCGCGCTGGTTCCGCCGGAGCGGGCGGCTGACCGGTGACGAGATCGCCGACCAGGTCGCCGAGCTCGGGCTCGCCTCGGTGCTGCGCGAGCCGGTGTAG
- a CDS encoding nitronate monooxygenase produces the protein MEPRVFETRVTRMLGIEHPIIQGGMMWVSQPALVAAVSNAGGLGILTALTYETPAGLERAIAATRALTDRPFGVNLTFLPTLVPKDYGGLIDVMVGEGIPIIETAGRNPEPYLERLKAGKALVIHKCTAVRFARKAQSIGCDLVSIDGFECAGHPGEDDVTSLVLIPLTVDAVDIPVVASGGFADARGLVAALSLGAEAVNMGTRFVATAESPVHPSIKQWLASASERDTMFVMRSLRNTERVLRNAAAEQVAELEQHGASIAELAPLISGKNGLRMVTEGDTQCGLMSAGQCVGLVRDAPAVGELVDRIMREARAIVDERFGGMRTAAPA, from the coding sequence ATGGAGCCCAGGGTCTTTGAGACGCGGGTGACCCGGATGCTCGGCATCGAGCACCCGATCATCCAGGGCGGCATGATGTGGGTGTCCCAGCCGGCGCTGGTGGCCGCGGTCTCGAACGCCGGCGGGCTCGGCATCCTCACCGCCCTCACCTACGAGACGCCGGCGGGGCTGGAGCGCGCGATCGCGGCCACCCGGGCGCTCACCGATCGCCCGTTCGGGGTCAACCTGACCTTCCTGCCGACGCTGGTGCCCAAGGACTACGGTGGCCTGATCGACGTCATGGTGGGGGAGGGCATCCCGATCATCGAGACCGCGGGCCGCAACCCCGAGCCGTACCTGGAGCGGCTCAAGGCCGGCAAGGCGCTGGTGATCCACAAGTGCACCGCGGTCCGGTTCGCGCGCAAGGCGCAGTCGATCGGCTGCGATCTGGTGAGCATCGACGGCTTCGAGTGCGCCGGCCATCCCGGCGAGGACGACGTCACGTCGCTGGTGCTGATCCCGCTGACGGTCGATGCGGTCGACATCCCGGTGGTCGCCTCCGGCGGATTCGCCGATGCCCGCGGCCTGGTGGCGGCGCTGTCCCTGGGCGCCGAGGCCGTGAACATGGGGACCCGCTTCGTCGCCACCGCCGAGTCGCCGGTCCACCCGAGCATCAAGCAGTGGCTGGCGAGCGCGAGCGAGCGCGACACCATGTTCGTCATGCGGTCGCTGCGCAACACCGAGCGCGTCCTGCGCAACGCCGCTGCCGAGCAGGTGGCCGAGCTCGAGCAGCATGGCGCGTCCATCGCCGAGCTGGCGCCGCTGATCAGCGGCAAGAACGGCCTCAGGATGGTCACCGAGGGCGACACCCAGTGCGGCCTGATGTCGGCAGGCCAGTGCGTGGGGCTGGTGCGCGACGCCCCTGCGGTCGGCGAGCTCGTCGATCGCATCATGCGGGAGGCCCGGGCGATCGTCGATGAGCGCTTCGGCGGCATGCGCACGGCAGCACCGGCCTGA
- a CDS encoding long-chain fatty acid--CoA ligase, producing MQFTDFRSVYEMLKYTVGRYAGQPAYAWIGDDRSLHSITWSEFLDQTRRAGKALIALGIGKNDKACILSYTCYEWILTDMALMSVGSVTVGIYQSTLAKDCHYIIDHSDAVLVFVENDVQLAKVLSIRHELPAVRKVVLFRGTPPKDDWIISYRDFLALGDGVPDEAFDQRADQVKSSDPAGIVYTSGTTGVPKGAVLTHDNITFTAQSVYQSTHIQDGDVNLLFLPLAHIFARTCVYASLYFGSTTTCARSLDTIAEDFKIARPHWFPSVPRIYEKVHSRIISGAEAKGGLALKIFRWACAVGAEVSDLTQRKLPIPALLGLKYKIATKLVFSKVQEALGGRVRWCISGAAPLNPDIARFFHAAGVLILEGIGMTENTSFTNVNRLDNFRFGWVGTPGPGIEQRVDADGEILYRGRNVMKEYYKMPAETAETLTADGWQRTGDLGEIDAEGFLRVTGRKKDLIVTAGGKNVAPAAIEGSIATSKYINQVCVIGDRQPYLTALVTLDLDNVAAFARDRGIPFDDPKQLQGDPHVVDLIQSVIQEKNRDFASYETVKKFRIVDEFTIDNELLTPTLKVKRNVAMERFAPVIAEMYAGN from the coding sequence ATGCAGTTCACGGACTTTCGCAGCGTGTACGAGATGCTGAAGTACACCGTCGGGCGGTACGCCGGCCAGCCCGCCTACGCCTGGATCGGGGACGACCGCAGCCTGCACTCGATCACCTGGAGCGAGTTTCTCGACCAGACCCGCCGGGCGGGCAAGGCGCTGATCGCGCTCGGCATCGGCAAGAACGACAAGGCCTGCATCCTGTCCTACACCTGCTACGAGTGGATCCTGACCGACATGGCGCTGATGTCGGTCGGCTCGGTCACGGTCGGCATCTACCAGTCGACGCTGGCCAAGGACTGCCACTACATCATCGACCATTCCGACGCGGTGCTGGTGTTCGTCGAGAACGACGTCCAGCTGGCCAAGGTGCTGTCCATCCGTCACGAGTTGCCGGCAGTTCGCAAGGTGGTCCTGTTCAGGGGCACTCCCCCGAAGGACGACTGGATCATCTCGTACCGGGACTTCCTGGCGCTCGGCGACGGCGTGCCGGACGAGGCCTTTGACCAGCGTGCTGATCAGGTCAAGAGCTCGGACCCTGCCGGCATCGTCTACACCTCCGGCACCACCGGCGTTCCCAAGGGCGCGGTGCTGACCCACGACAACATCACCTTCACCGCCCAGTCCGTCTACCAGAGCACCCACATCCAAGACGGCGACGTCAACCTGCTGTTCCTGCCGCTCGCCCACATCTTCGCCAGGACCTGCGTCTACGCGTCGCTCTACTTCGGCTCCACCACGACCTGCGCGCGCAGCCTCGACACGATTGCCGAGGACTTCAAGATCGCGCGGCCGCACTGGTTCCCGAGCGTGCCGCGGATCTACGAGAAGGTTCACTCCAGGATCATCAGCGGCGCCGAGGCCAAGGGCGGCCTCGCACTCAAGATCTTCAGATGGGCCTGCGCGGTCGGCGCCGAGGTCAGCGACCTCACGCAGCGCAAGCTCCCGATCCCGGCGCTCCTTGGCCTCAAGTACAAGATCGCGACCAAGCTGGTGTTCTCGAAGGTCCAGGAGGCCCTCGGCGGCCGCGTGCGCTGGTGCATCAGCGGTGCAGCGCCGCTGAACCCGGACATCGCGAGGTTCTTCCACGCCGCCGGGGTGCTGATCCTCGAGGGGATCGGCATGACCGAGAACACCTCGTTCACCAACGTCAACCGGCTCGACAACTTCCGCTTCGGGTGGGTCGGTACGCCCGGCCCCGGCATCGAGCAGAGGGTCGACGCCGACGGCGAGATCCTGTATCGCGGCCGCAACGTGATGAAGGAGTACTACAAGATGCCGGCGGAGACCGCCGAGACCCTGACTGCTGACGGCTGGCAGCGGACCGGCGACCTCGGCGAGATCGACGCCGAGGGCTTCCTGAGGGTCACCGGCCGCAAGAAGGACCTGATCGTCACGGCGGGCGGCAAGAACGTCGCCCCGGCGGCCATCGAGGGCTCGATCGCGACCTCCAAGTACATCAACCAGGTGTGCGTGATCGGTGACCGCCAGCCGTACCTGACGGCGTTGGTGACGCTGGATCTCGACAACGTGGCGGCCTTCGCACGTGACAGGGGGATCCCGTTCGACGACCCGAAGCAGCTCCAGGGCGACCCGCACGTCGTCGACCTGATCCAGTCGGTGATCCAGGAGAAGAACCGGGACTTCGCCTCCTACGAAACGGTCAAGAAGTTCCGGATCGTCGATGAGTTCACGATCGACAACGAGCTCCTCACGCCGACCCTCAAGGTCAAGCGGAACGTGGCGATGGAGCGCTTCGCGCCGGTCATCGCCGAGATGTACGCCGGCAACTGA
- a CDS encoding NTP transferase domain-containing protein codes for MELSLVILAAGVGSRYGGLKQLDEVGPSGETIMEYSAFDAARAGFERAVLVVRPETEAEFRNAVGSRIGAHLAVDYVHQTADVSACCRRPATERRKPWGTGHAVLAARTAVSDRFAVINADDFYGAESFRSVAAFLCEPGSSRDRDFALQGFRIGPTLSAAGAVSRGLCRAGNDGWLESIEELREVRKHGDGGRFTDADGVERRLSGDELVSMNMWGFTPAVFDELGRLFAAFLEQSAGDPTAEFLLPAAVQRLIQEGRARVRVLAEAGRWCGITYRGDRDQVVAHIAGLVERGVYPERLAP; via the coding sequence ATGGAGCTGAGCCTGGTCATCCTCGCGGCCGGTGTCGGCAGCCGCTACGGCGGGCTGAAGCAGCTCGACGAGGTCGGGCCGTCCGGCGAGACGATCATGGAGTACTCGGCCTTCGACGCGGCCCGTGCCGGCTTCGAGCGCGCGGTCCTGGTGGTCCGGCCGGAGACCGAGGCCGAGTTCCGGAACGCCGTCGGCAGCCGGATCGGCGCCCACCTCGCCGTCGACTACGTCCACCAGACCGCGGACGTGAGCGCGTGCTGCCGGCGGCCGGCCACTGAGCGGCGCAAGCCATGGGGCACCGGCCACGCCGTGCTCGCGGCCCGGACCGCCGTCAGCGATCGTTTCGCGGTGATCAACGCGGACGACTTCTACGGCGCGGAGTCCTTCCGCTCGGTGGCCGCGTTCCTGTGTGAGCCGGGCTCCTCCCGGGACAGAGACTTCGCGCTCCAGGGCTTCCGGATCGGGCCGACGCTGTCGGCGGCCGGGGCCGTGTCGCGCGGGCTCTGCCGGGCCGGCAACGACGGTTGGCTCGAGTCCATCGAGGAGCTGCGCGAGGTGCGCAAGCACGGCGACGGCGGCCGCTTCACCGACGCCGACGGCGTCGAGCGGCGGCTTTCCGGCGACGAGCTGGTGTCGATGAACATGTGGGGCTTCACGCCGGCCGTCTTCGACGAGCTGGGACGGCTGTTCGCCGCCTTCCTGGAGCAGTCCGCGGGCGACCCCACCGCCGAGTTCCTGCTCCCGGCCGCCGTTCAGCGCCTGATCCAGGAGGGCCGGGCCCGGGTCCGGGTGCTCGCCGAGGCCGGCCGCTGGTGCGGCATCACCTACCGCGGCGACCGCGACCAGGTCGTGGCCCACATTGCCGGCCTGGTGGAGCGCGGCGTCTACCCCGAGCGCCTGGCGCCCTGA
- the galK gene encoding galactokinase, giving the protein MTGPGWQARLRERHAALFGAGAQPLVAVAPGRVNLIGEHTDYNDGWVLPMAIDRCAGVAAAPRADRTLRAHATVFSETREVAIDELQPPGGGHWLSYVAGVAWAMRAAGLEVPGADLVLDGDVPLGSGLSSSAAVEMAVARALCALAGAPWEPLAMARLGQRVEGEFVGVKGGMMDQYTAVFGRAGHALLLDCRTLEAEPVPLPEAAVVVVMDTGAPRSLAGSAYNDRSRSCRLAVEAIRTLAPEVRALRDVDEGLLEVARGRMGEVELKRARHVVAESRRPLAMAEALRRGDLAAAGRLMNDSHASLRELYEVSSAELDLFTELARRHPACHGARLTGAGFGGCAIALVEAGGAEAFMVEVHAGYRERFDLPSAVFVCRPSSGARLLNG; this is encoded by the coding sequence ATGACGGGGCCGGGCTGGCAGGCGAGGCTGCGCGAGCGGCACGCGGCGCTCTTCGGCGCCGGCGCGCAGCCGCTGGTCGCGGTCGCGCCCGGACGGGTCAACCTGATCGGCGAGCACACCGACTACAACGACGGCTGGGTGCTGCCGATGGCGATCGATCGCTGTGCGGGGGTCGCGGCCGCACCTCGAGCGGACCGCACGCTGCGCGCCCACGCGACGGTCTTCAGCGAGACGCGGGAGGTCGCCATCGACGAGCTTCAGCCGCCGGGCGGCGGGCACTGGCTGTCCTACGTCGCCGGGGTGGCGTGGGCCATGCGCGCGGCCGGCCTCGAGGTGCCGGGCGCAGACCTCGTGCTCGACGGCGACGTCCCGCTGGGGTCGGGGCTGTCGTCCTCGGCCGCGGTCGAGATGGCGGTCGCGAGAGCGCTGTGCGCGCTCGCCGGCGCGCCGTGGGAGCCGCTCGCGATGGCTCGGCTGGGCCAGCGCGTCGAGGGCGAGTTCGTCGGCGTCAAGGGCGGCATGATGGACCAGTACACCGCCGTGTTCGGCCGCGCGGGCCACGCCCTGCTGCTCGACTGCCGGACGCTCGAGGCCGAGCCGGTGCCGCTGCCGGAGGCGGCGGTGGTGGTGGTCATGGACACCGGCGCGCCGCGCTCGCTGGCGGGCAGCGCCTACAACGACCGCAGCCGCAGCTGCCGGCTCGCGGTCGAGGCGATCCGCACGCTCGCCCCCGAGGTGCGGGCGCTGCGCGACGTCGACGAGGGGCTGCTCGAGGTGGCGCGGGGCCGGATGGGCGAGGTCGAGCTCAAGCGGGCGCGCCACGTCGTGGCCGAGAGCCGGCGGCCGCTCGCCATGGCCGAGGCCCTCAGGCGGGGCGACCTCGCCGCCGCCGGCCGCCTGATGAACGACTCGCACGCGAGCCTGCGCGAGCTCTACGAGGTGTCGAGCGCCGAACTCGACCTCTTCACCGAGCTCGCCCGGCGGCACCCGGCCTGCCACGGCGCACGGCTCACCGGCGCCGGCTTCGGCGGCTGCGCGATCGCGCTCGTCGAGGCCGGCGGCGCCGAGGCATTCATGGTGGAGGTCCACGCCGGCTACCGCGAGCGCTTCGACCTGCCGAGCGCGGTCTTCGTGTGCCGGCCGTCGTCCGGCGCCCGGCTGCTCAACGGCTGA
- a CDS encoding Gfo/Idh/MocA family oxidoreductase, translated as MTDRPGSRFNRRDLMKLGAVGAGGLVAQSLVGRAARAGAPSASMIEAGGPPLETVRMGLVGVGPQGTSHLESFLKIEGVEVRAVCDVVEARAARAQQMVVDAGRPRPDAYVRGPRDFERLCGRDDLDLVFNSTPWEWHVPVCVAAMAAGKHAATEVPAATSVDDCWRLVETSEATGRHCVMMENCSYDRFEMMVLNMVRQGVLGELVHAECGYRHDLRAVKHDLEGEGAWRRAHSMTTNGDLYPTHGLGPVAQCLDINRGNRFTRLVSMGSKTRGLHRYAVARFGEGSPQAAERFVLADVVTTLLSTERGETVVVTHDTSSPRPYSRDFMIQGTRGLAHKYPEPGGVHVEGVSEPHRWDAVDGWLERYDHPLWRRLEEASRGAGHGGMDFIEDVRLIEALHAGRAPDSDVYDAAALSAVVELSGRSIAGGSAPIAFPDFTAGRWREPRALHVMDAAAAT; from the coding sequence ATGACTGATCGGCCTGGTTCGCGTTTCAACCGTCGCGACCTCATGAAGCTCGGCGCGGTCGGGGCGGGCGGACTGGTCGCGCAGTCGCTGGTGGGGCGCGCCGCGCGCGCAGGAGCCCCGTCCGCCTCGATGATCGAGGCCGGCGGCCCGCCGCTCGAGACGGTCCGGATGGGCCTCGTCGGGGTCGGGCCCCAGGGCACCTCGCACCTCGAGAGCTTTCTCAAGATCGAGGGTGTCGAGGTGCGCGCGGTCTGCGACGTCGTCGAGGCGCGGGCGGCCCGCGCCCAGCAGATGGTGGTCGACGCCGGCCGGCCGCGCCCCGACGCCTACGTCCGCGGCCCTCGCGACTTCGAGCGGTTGTGCGGCCGCGACGACCTCGACCTGGTCTTCAACTCGACGCCGTGGGAGTGGCACGTGCCGGTCTGCGTCGCCGCGATGGCGGCCGGCAAGCACGCCGCCACCGAGGTCCCGGCGGCGACCTCGGTCGACGACTGCTGGCGGCTGGTCGAGACCTCCGAGGCGACCGGGCGGCACTGCGTGATGATGGAGAACTGCAGCTACGACCGCTTCGAGATGATGGTCCTCAACATGGTGCGGCAGGGCGTGCTCGGCGAGCTCGTCCACGCCGAGTGCGGCTATCGCCACGACCTGCGGGCGGTCAAGCACGACCTCGAGGGTGAGGGCGCGTGGCGGCGCGCCCACTCCATGACAACGAACGGCGACCTCTACCCGACCCACGGCTTGGGGCCGGTCGCCCAGTGCCTCGACATCAACCGCGGCAACCGCTTCACGCGGCTGGTCTCGATGGGCTCGAAGACGCGCGGCCTCCACCGCTACGCCGTCGCGCGCTTCGGGGAGGGCAGCCCGCAGGCCGCGGAGCGGTTCGTGCTGGCCGACGTCGTCACGACACTGCTCTCAACCGAGCGCGGGGAAACGGTGGTCGTCACCCACGACACCAGCTCGCCGCGCCCCTACAGCCGTGACTTCATGATCCAGGGGACCCGCGGCCTCGCCCACAAGTACCCGGAGCCGGGCGGTGTCCACGTCGAGGGGGTGAGCGAGCCGCACCGATGGGACGCCGTGGACGGCTGGCTCGAGCGCTACGACCACCCGCTGTGGCGCCGGCTCGAGGAGGCGAGCCGCGGCGCCGGCCACGGCGGCATGGACTTCATCGAGGACGTCCGGCTGATCGAGGCGCTGCACGCCGGCCGCGCGCCGGACAGCGACGTCTACGACGCCGCGGCGCTGAGCGCCGTCGTCGAGCTCAGCGGCCGGTCGATCGCCGGCGGCAGCGCGCCGATCGCCTTCCCGGACTTCACGGCCGGCCGCTGGCGCGAGCCGAGGGCGCTGCACGTCATGGACGCGGCGGCCGCCACATGA